A region from the Rhodamnia argentea isolate NSW1041297 chromosome 7, ASM2092103v1, whole genome shotgun sequence genome encodes:
- the LOC115734968 gene encoding protein MIS12 homolog, translating to MEGSESETMFESLNLKPQLFINEVLNSVDDLLDEALLFYHQQASNLLRTEGSDRAQDLGKGVAYLHNMIQSVLDKHLGMWEKYCLRHCFSIPQGLSFPKDNTSAADIPSSHDPIVDLKLQEQLDSLRNRLVAVIKESAELNQELQVLERQTVSTDQFSKVVTEALESTSQSSLRDTFQDMMRTADELRCKIAKFKTRRMDETEHFKKMRLDHQKNNLSMVDRSTGLCSAKLEDLQHFLTDLKKM from the exons ATGGAAGGAAGCGAGAGCGAGACGATGTTCGAATCGCTGAATCTCAAGCCCCAGCTTTTCATCAATGAAGTCCTCAACAGCGTCGACGATTTGCTCGACGAAGCTCTCCTCTTTTATCACCA ACAAGCATCAAATCTTTTGAGAACCGAGGGCTCGGACAGGGCCCAAGATCTGGGCAAG GGTGTTGCCTACTTACACAATATGATTCAATCAGTTCTGGATAAGCATCTTGGTATGTGGGAGAAGTATTGCCTCCGCCACTGTTTTAGCATTCCCCAAGGATTATCTTTTCCCAAAGAT AACACCTCTGCTGCTGACATTCCTTCGTCTCACGATCCAATTGTTGATCTCAAGCTTCAAGAGCAGTTGGACTCATTGAGAAACAGACTAGTTGCG GTTATAAAGGAGTCTGCTGAGCTGAATCAAGAACTACAAGTACTCGAAAGGCAGACTGTCTCAACCGACCAGTTTTCTAAGGTTGTTACTGAAGCACTGGAATCCACCAGTCAAAGCTCTCTGCGCGACACATTCCAAG ATATGATGAGAACTGCAGATGAACTGCGGTGTAAAATAGCAAAGTTCAAGACCAGAAGGATGGACGAGACAGagcacttcaagaaaatgagaTTAGACCATCAAAAGAACAATCTCTCTATGGTAGATCGTAGTACTG GCCTCTGCAGTGCAAAGCTGGAAGATCTTCAACATTTTTTGACCGATTTGAAGAAAATGTGA